Part of the Candidatus Saccharibacteria bacterium genome, TCGTCCGCAGCAAACTCGCTAAACGCGGGATAGATCAATCCGTTTTGGATACCTCCACTAAGCCCGAAGCCGGCAACCCGTGGCGCTGGACGCTTCCACTTAAGTCAGGCATTCCATCCGACACTGCTAAAAAAATCAGCAAAAGCGTGCGTGAACTGGGGCTAAAAAAACTCAACTCACAAATTCAGGGTGACAAACTGCGTGTAACTAGCCCAAGCAAAAACGACCTGCAGACTGTCATGGCGCATATTAAAAAGACCGATTTTAGTATTCCGCTGCAGTTTAATAATTTCAAATAACTCTGTATGCACACCCCTGAAACAGTCCCACCCCCAGAGACGGCTCTTGAAAGATTCCGGTCAAAAGGAGCTTACAGCTTGGCAGCGCTTGCGCTCACTGCCAGCCAGTTACTACCTACATCATCAACAGTTGAGCAACTAACTGTTGATTCACCGGTGTTTTTAACGAGCAATTGCACCGACGAACACAATGCTCCAAGCGTGTCCGACATCGAACTCCTTCGTCAGCGCGCCTATGACGACAAC contains:
- a CDS encoding YajQ family cyclic di-GMP-binding protein; this encodes MPQFSFDIVSEFDVSEMNNAIDQSIREIRTRYDLKGTAASVEFADGDKNSLLIKGDEEFQLNLVLDIVRSKLAKRGIDQSVLDTSTKPEAGNPWRWTLPLKSGIPSDTAKKISKSVRELGLKKLNSQIQGDKLRVTSPSKNDLQTVMAHIKKTDFSIPLQFNNFK